One window from the genome of Bacillus tianshenii encodes:
- a CDS encoding ABC transporter ATP-binding protein, whose product MLHLNQIYKVFNEGTLDEKIALNHVNLSLKPGDFVTVIGSNGAGKSTLMNMVAGVLTPDVGSVEIDNKDVTNMPEYRRSRLIGRVFQDPMAGTAPTMTIEENLAMAYSRANRRTLRKGVTKKRKDYFREQLASLNLSLEDRLNAKVGLLSGGERQALSLLMATFTEPKILLLDEHTAALDPSRAELITNITKDIVDRFQLTTLMVTHNMQQALDLGNRLIMMDKGQIIYKAGEEEKKNLTVPNLLNEFQRIRGEGMTSDRALLS is encoded by the coding sequence TTGTTGCATCTAAATCAGATCTATAAAGTTTTCAATGAAGGAACATTGGATGAAAAAATTGCTCTTAACCATGTCAACCTATCGTTAAAGCCAGGTGACTTTGTAACGGTAATTGGAAGCAACGGTGCAGGAAAATCAACATTGATGAATATGGTAGCGGGAGTATTGACACCTGATGTTGGCAGCGTGGAAATTGATAATAAAGATGTAACAAATATGCCGGAATATAGACGGTCAAGATTAATTGGCCGCGTATTCCAGGATCCGATGGCAGGAACTGCACCTACAATGACGATTGAAGAAAACTTAGCAATGGCATATTCTAGAGCAAACCGCCGTACACTTCGAAAAGGGGTTACGAAGAAACGAAAGGATTATTTCAGAGAACAACTAGCTTCTTTGAATCTAAGCTTAGAAGACCGTCTCAATGCGAAGGTTGGCCTTCTGTCTGGCGGTGAAAGGCAAGCTTTGTCACTATTAATGGCTACGTTCACTGAACCAAAAATTTTACTTTTGGATGAGCATACGGCAGCGCTTGACCCTTCTCGAGCAGAATTAATCACCAATATTACCAAGGACATTGTTGATCGATTCCAATTGACAACTTTAATGGTCACACATAATATGCAGCAAGCACTTGATTTAGGTAATCGTCTTATTATGATGGATAAAGGGCAGATTATTTATAAAGCAGGAGAGGAAGAAAAGAAAAACCTCACTGTTCCAAATCTATTAAATGAATTCCAACGGATTCGCGGTGAAGGCATGACAAGTGACCGCGCCCTATTAAGTTAA